A window of the Brassica napus cultivar Da-Ae chromosome C5, Da-Ae, whole genome shotgun sequence genome harbors these coding sequences:
- the LOC125587390 gene encoding uncharacterized protein LOC125587390 translates to MRMEFPGRSNHHHLYNNDGCGNNTRDDDDVCSQTGEEFSNEFLRDVAAQRRPQLVPNRNAEANNHNNRHLVYEDFNRILGLQRVDSNISEGVTNHPSNVVADSPRRTATTTTSDVFMPEILKLLCSFGGRILQRPGDGKLRYIGGETRIISIRKHVGLNELMHKTYALCNHPHTIKYQLPGEDLDALISVCSDEDLLHMIEEYQEAETKGGSQRIRVFLVSSTESSESPKIFNERNRNTHQQNDMDHYQYVSALNGVVDVSPHKSSSGQSGTSQTTQFGNASEFSPTFHIRDSPTSAHKDSNSPTTFMNPYMNHFVPRMQIPSNSFLQQSPPPSPFSVHKRANTDIPYFVDQNGFFDNNSRPYLVPPNFPQQQHRFLFETNALAQNLLDRSPSDDVYPHGGQGYMGATLKKNALSDPQLHDESQINNGLEAFTRQPWKILRKKLHVVATSKWEEDSDDIYFKKPEGGRRSKELDLNIEPPDSLMDRDHTFDQSSSKKHGTSYFSPNYQPSAQLTSSDSGSSVFSLSTNTNENHVGGSRDKSNGGFQHDISLDILIRNNHTSDTDQKSSSQADYSSPNKLFPDERLRQKEPMVPRCVLESNNDDSETHSLPKDESFHYCGMPLRRVGSRDAAFIHTQDSDDFFRHKLLVPQFMVEDVTNEENADSLLSATIVPHVQSESDDDHKSYTREEENKNANEEKYKKSRNTDESFSEAAMVEMEAGIYGLQIIKNTDLEDLHELGSGTFGTVYYGKWRGTDVAIKRIKNSCFSGGSSEQARQTKDFWREARILANLHHPNVVAFYGVVPDGPGGTMATVTEYMVNGSLRHVLQRKDRSLDRRKRLMLTLDAAFGMEYLHMKNIVHFDLKCDNLLVNLRDPQRPICKVGDFGLSRIKRNTLVSGGVRGTLPWMAPELLNGSSNRVSEKVDVFSFGIAMWEILTGEEPYANLHCGAIIGGIVNNTLRPQVPERCESEWRKLMEQCWSFDPGVRPSFTEIVDRLRSMTVALQPKRRT, encoded by the exons ATGAGAATGGAGTTCCCTGGCAGATCCAATCATCATCACTTATATAATAATGACGGTTGTGGTAATAACACGCGTGATGACGACGATGTCTGTTCTCAGACAGGAGAGGAGTTTTCAAACGAGTTCTTAAGGGATGTTGCTGCTCAACGAAGACCACAGCTTGTTCCTAACAGAAACGCTGAGGCTAATAATCATAACAATCGACATCTTGTTTACGAGGATTTCAATAGGATCCTTGGTCTTCAGAGAGTCGATTCCAACATCTCAGAAGGTGTTACTAATCATccctccaatgttgttgctgacTCGCCTCGGAGgactgcaacaacaacaacatcagaTGTTTTTATGCCTGAGATCTTGAAGCTTCTTTGCAGCTTTGGGGGAAGGATCTTACAGAGACCTGGCGACGGGAAGCTTAGATACATAGGAGGGGAGACTCGGATCATCTCCATACGGAAACACGTTGGATTAAACGAGCTGATGCACAAGACTTACGCTTTGTGCAACCATCCGCACACGATCAAGTACCAGTTGCCTGGAGAAGATCTTGATGCGCTTATATCCGTTTGCTCTGATGAGGATCTTCTTCATATGATTGAAGAGTATCAAGAAGCTGAAACGAAAGGTGGTTCTCAGAGGATAAGAGTCTTTCTTGTCTCTTCTACAGAATCATCGGAGTCTCCCAAGATTTTCAACGAGAGGAACCGAAACACACACCAGCAGAATGATATGGATCATTATCAGTACGTTTCAGCTCTTAATGGTGTTGTGGATGTGAGTCCTCATAAGAGCTCAAGCGGGCAAAGCGGGACGAGTCAGACGACGCAGTTTGGGAACGCTTCGGAGTTTAGTCCCACGTTTCATATCCGAGACTCACCTACTTCAGCTCACAAAGACAGCAACAGTCCAACAACGTTCATGAATCCGTATATGAATCATTTTGTGCCTAGAATGCAGATTCCAAGCAACTCGTTTCTTCAACAGTCTCCTCCGCCATCTCCTTTCTCAGTTCACAAGAGAGCAAACACAGACATCCCTTACTTTGTTGATCAGAATGGTTTCTTTGATAACAACAGTCGCCCTTACTTGGTTCCACCAAACTTCCCACAGCAGCAACATAGGTTCTTGTTTGAGACTAATGCTCTGGCGCAGAATCTTCTTGACAGGAGCCCAAGCGACGATGTTTACCCTCATGGCGGCCAAGGTTATATGGGAGCGACGCTTAAGAAAAACGCTCTCTCTGATCCACAGCTTCATGACGAGAGCCAAATCAACAATGGGCTAGAAGCGTTTACTAGACAACCGTGGAAGATACTGAGGAAGAAACTGCATGTTGTGGCTACTTCAAAGTGGGAAGAAGATAGTGATGATATCTATTTCAAGAAACCGGAAGGCGGGAGGAGGAGCAAGGAGCTTGATCTCAACATTGAACCTCCTGATAGTTTGATGGACCGTGATCATACTTTTGATCAGTCATCATCAAAGAAACATGGTACTAGTTATTTCAGTCCGAATTATCAACCATCTGCTCAGCTTACTTCAAGTGATTCAGGAAGCTCAGTTTTTTCTCTATCAACCAACACCAACGAGAATCATGTTGGTGGTTCGAGGGACAAATCAAATGGAGGTTTCCAGCATGACATCTCACTAGATATTCTCATCAGAAACAACCACACTTCAGATACAGATCAAAAGTCAAGTAGTCAAGCAGATTACTCCTCACCCAACAAACTTTTCCCAGACGAACGTCTGAGACAGAAGGAGCCTATGGTTCCCAGATGT GTTTTGGAGTCAAATAATGATGATTCAGAAACTCATTCTCTTCCTAAAGATGAGAGCTTTCACTATTGCGGAATGCCACTTAGGAGGGTGGGAAGCAGAGATGCTGCTTTTATTCACACACAGGACTCTGATGATTTCTTCAGACACAAGCTGCTTGTTCCACAGTTCATGGTTGAGGATGTGACGAACGAAGAAAACGCTGATAGTCTCTTGTCAGCTACCATTGTCCCTCATGTACAAAGTGAGTCAGACGATGATCACAAATCTTACACAAGAGAGGAAGAGAATAAAAATGCAAACGAG GAAAAGTATAAGAAAAGCAGAAACACTGATGAATCATTCAGCGAAGCTGCAATGGTTGAAATGGAAGCTGGAATCTACGGCTTGCAAATAATCAAGAACACTGATCTCGAAGACTTGCACGAGCTAGGATCGGGTACATTTGGAACTGTTTACTATGGGAAGTGGAGAGGAACTGATGTAGCTATCAAGAGGATAAAGAATAGCTGCTTCTCTGGTGGATCGTCAGAGCAAGCACGACAGACTAAAGATTTCTGGAGAGAAGCTCGGATATTGGCGAATCTGCACCATCCGAATGTGGTGGCCTTTTATGGAGTTGTACCAGATGGACCTGGTGGAACAATGGCAACAGTTACCGAGTATATGGTGAACGGATCTTTAAGACATGTCTTGCAGAGAAAAGACAG ATCGCTAGATAGGCGCAAAAGGTTGATGCTAACTCTAGATGCTGCGTTTGGCATGGAGTATTTGCATATGAAGAATATTGTTCATTTTGATCTCAAATGTGATAACTTGCTTGTAAACTTGAGGGATCCACAACGACCCATTTGCAAG GTTGGTGATTTTGGACTGTCGAGAATAAAAAGAAACACGCTTGTGTCTGGTGGAGTAAGAGGAACTCTCCCATGGATGGCGCCAGAGCTGCTAAATGGGAGCAGCAATCGCGTCTCAGAGAAA GTAGATGTTTTCTCATTTGGTATCGCCATGTGGGAGATTTTAACAGGAGAAGAACCATATGCGAATCTTCACTGCGGTGCCATCATTG GTGGGATTGTGAACAATACGCTGAGACCTCAGGTACCTGAACGGTGTGAATCAGAGTGGAGGAAGTTGATGGAGCAATGCTGGTCGTTTGATCCTGGAGTAAGACCATCGTTCACTGAGATTGTTGATCGGCTAAGGTCAATGACTGTTGCCTTGCAACCCAAGCGACGAACCTAA
- the LOC125587391 gene encoding protein SULFUR DEFICIENCY-INDUCED 2-like translates to MMSLRRGGERQDYSSAAYNVVHKLPHGDSPYVRAKHVQLVEKDAEAAIELFWKAIKARDRVDSALKDMALLMKQQNRADEAIDAIHSFRYLCSRQAQESLDNVLIDLYKKCGRIEEQVELLKQKLWMIYQGEAFNGKPTKTARSHGKKFQVTVEKETSRILGNLGWAYMQLKDYTAAETVYRKAQAVEPDANKACNLCTCLIKQGKFDEARTILFRDVLHEKKEGFDDDSRLKVRVQELLSELEPREQEADVVASVSVECEVGMDEIAVVEGIDEFMKEWRRPSRTRRLPIFEEILPLRDQLAC, encoded by the exons ATGATGAGTCTGAGAAGAGGAGGAGAAAGACAAGACTACTCGTCTGCAGCGTACAACGTTGTCCATAAGCTGCCTCACGGTGACAGTCCTTACGTCCGAGCAAAACATGTTCag CTTGTGGAGAAGGATGCAGAAGCAGCGATAGAGCTGTTCTGGAAAGCGATCAAGGCAAGAGACAGAGTGGACAGTGCGCTTAAAGACATGGCCTTGCTTATGAAACAACAGAACAGAGCTGATGAAGCCATTGATGCTATTCATTCCTTTAGATATCTCTGTTCGAGACAAGCTCAGGAATCACTCGACAATGTCCTCATCGATCTCtacaag AAGTGTGGGAGGATAGAAGAGCAAGTTGAGCTGTTGAAGCAGAAGCTTTGGATGATATACCAAGGAGAAGCGTTCAACGGGAAGCCGACTAAGACGGCGAGATCTCACGGGAAGAAGTTTCAGGTCACGGTGGAGAAGGAGACATCTAGGATCTTG GGAAACTTGGGATGGGCTTATATGCAGCTAAAGGACTATACGGCGGCTGAAACCGTGTACCGTAAAGCTCAAGCTGTAGAGCCTGATGCAAACAAGGCTTGTAATCTGTGCACTTGTCTCATCAAGCAAGGGAAGTTCGATGAGGCGAGGACGATACTCTTTCGTGATGTGTTGCATGAGAAGAAAGAGGGGTTTGATGATGATTCGAGGTTGAAGGTTCGAGTTCAAGAGCTGCTGAGCGAGCTGGAGCCACGGGAACAAGAAGCAGATGTTGTTGCTTCTGTGTCTGTGGAATGTGAAGTTGGTATGGATGAGATCGCGGTTGTGGAAGGGATTGACGAGTTTATGAAAGAATGGAGGAGGCCTTCAAGGACAAGGAGACTTCCGATTTTCGAAGAGATCTTACCACTGAGAGATCAACTGGCTTGTTGA
- the LOC106410509 gene encoding chromosome transmission fidelity protein 18 homolog, protein MGLKTYFESFPAKNSLSFPLKVTIRFRFCHFPARFRSDQEMEFDIPLPEELELLEANSYYPEEEEDDDYLNFEEAPYPYPIEEKEEEREANLRRSESPDINGCKRPRSLVSDPIDEDSSPAAEKRSKIDDNNRVEMEDEEWLRPPPVKKVAHVMEEEEEVIIPQETILSRYASEIDGECFPITAPDGGDRVYAKFSRALGDEDVKKLDVKAKSNGLIKDPISVLLEQSEKEAFNKVLQASSEDQNETIAAETSVMHERLWVDKYSPSSFTELLSDEQTNREVLLWLKQWDASVFGSEIRSTTDEVLSALKRHSTPSHRQKSDSAFTRKKQFNRWGKDGSSFPKNSDVSDSNATDNHDLRNKKSKLIGPPEQKILLLCGPPGLGKTTLAHVAAKHCGYRVVEINASDERSAAAIETRILDVVQMNSVTTDSRPKCLVIDEIDGALGDGKGAVDVILKMVLAEKKHVTGKENIDNGKTSSKKERRTAPLSRPVICICNDLYVPALRPLRQIAKVHVFVQPTVSRVVNRLKYICNMEGMKTRSFGLSALADYTECDIRSCLNTLQFLNKKNETLNVIDLGSQVVGRKDMSKSLFDIWKEIFNKRKMKRERSNDASGSEAKKFDFLHSLVSSRGDYDLIFDGIHENVLQLQYHDPAMDKTVSCLDCLGTSDLLHRYIMRTQQMHLYAYLPSLVIPIHRRVAQIQRPTIQWPKSYHRCRTLLVEKQESLRSWHHKIPPYIGRHLSIKSFVEDSVSPLLHILSPPTLRPVASHLLSERQKDQLASLVILMHSYSLTYKNVKLDPAMSSLREGAASDPSVLALDPHLFDFISFKGHQFKHHILTLAMKQLLVHEVEKQKILQASGGRSGILSKPPEIRKINPDLVRKTIAASKESHKNPVTSKPPSVSVESAKPSDVKKASRTAHSFFDRFRKSRKDYEDPEDVQKRATAKRDSRPLLFKFNEGFTNAVKRPVRMREFLL, encoded by the exons ATGGGCCTTAAAACCTACTTTGAgagttttcccgctaaaaactCTCTCTCATTCCCGCTTAAGGTCACCATCAGATTCCGATTTTGCCACTTCCCCGCAAGGTTCCGATCAGATCAGGAAATGGAATTCGATATCCCATTACCGGAGGAGCTTGAGCTTCTCGAAGCCAACTCTTACTAtcccgaagaagaagaagatgatgactaCCTAAACTTCGAGGAGGCGCCGTACCCTTACCCAatcgaggaaaaagaagaagaacgggAGGCTAATCTCCGGCGATCGGAATCTCCCGATATCAACGGCTGTAAACGACCCAGGAGTCTAGTGTCCGATCCGATTGACGAAGACTCTTCTCCAGCCGCGGAGAAGAGAAGCAAAATCGATGATAATAATCGGGTGGAGATGGAAGACGAGGAATGGTTACGGCCACCGCCGGTTAAGAAAGTGGCACATGTtatggaggaggaagaagaggttATCATTCCTCAGGAGACTATTTTGTCCAG ATACGCTTCTGAGATAGACGGGGAGTGTTTTCCGATTACGGCCCCGGACGGAGGAGATAGGGTTTATGCTAAATTCAGCCGAGCTTTGGGAGATGAAGATGTGAAGAAGTTGGATGTGAAAGCCAAGTCCAATG GTCTTATCAAAGATCCCATCAGTGTTCTTCTAGAACAATCAGAGAAAGAGGCATTTAACAAG GTCTTGCAAGCTAGTTCCGAGGATCAGAATGAAACCATTGCTGCAGAAACATCTGTAATGCATGAAAGGCTATGGGTGGACAAATATTCTCCGAGCTCGTTTACTGAGCTTCTCAGTGATGAGCAGACCAATCGGGAG GTTCTGTTATGGCTTAAGCAGTGGGATGCTTCTGTTTTTGGATCTGAAATTAGGAGCACGACGGATGAAGTATTGTCAGCTTTGAAACGGCATTCTACACCAAGTCACCGTCAAAAATCAGATTCAGCTTTTACTAGGAAAAAACAGTTCAACAGATGGGGTAAAGATGGTTCTTCATTTCCTAAAAATTCAGACGTGAGTGACAGCAACGCTACAGATAATCATGACTTGCGGAACAAAAAGTCAAAACTTATCGGTCCTCCAGAGCAGAAG ATCCTTCTGCTCTGTGGTCCCCCAGGGCTTGGAAAGACTACGCTTGCTCATGTTGCAGCTAAGCATTGTGGATATCGCGTTGTTGAG ATCAATGCTAGTGACGAGCGATCAGCAGCAGCCATTGAAACTAGAATTCTTGACGTAGTTCAGATGAACTCCGTCACAACTGACTCTAGACCTAAATGTTTG GTGATTGATGAGATAGACGGAGCTCTTGGTGATGGAAAAGGAGCAGTAGACGTTATTCTAAAGATG GTGTTGGCGGAAAAGAAGCATGTTACAGGCAAGGAAAATATAGATAATGGGAAGACTTCCTCGAAGAAGGAGCGGCGAACAGCACCACTATCAAGACCCGTCATTTGTATCTGTAATGACTTATATGTACCAGCTCTTAGACCTCTGCGACAAATAGCGAA GGTTCATGTATTTGTTCAACCAACAGTGAGTCGTGTGGTAAACAG GCTCAAGTATATTTGTAACATGGAGGGGATGAAAACAAGATCTTTCGGTCTTAGTGCCCTTGCGGATTACACTG AATGCGATATACGCTCTTGCTTGAACACACTGCAATTTCTCAACAAGAAGAATGAAACCCTCAATGTG ATCGACCTTGGTTCTCAAGTTGTTGGGCGGAAAGACATGTCAAAGAGTCTCTTTGATATCTGGAAAGAG ATATTCAACAAGAGAAAAATGAAACGAGAACGTTCTAACGACGCTTCTGGCAGTGAGGCCAAAAAGTTTGATTTCTTACACTCCCTCGTATCCAGTCG GGGTGATTATGATTTGATTTTCGATGGAATACATGAAAACGTTTTGCAGCTTCAATACCATGATCCGGCGATGGACAAAACA GTTAGCTGCTTGGACTGTCTTGGAACCTCTGATTTGCTGCATCGATATATTATGCGCACCCAGCAAATGCATCTTTACG CTTATTTACCTAGCCTGGTGATACCTATACATCGTCGAGTGGCCCAGATTCAAAGACCAACTATTCAATGGCCTAAGTCATATCACAG ATGTCGCACCCTATTGGTGGAAAAGCAGGAGTCCCTGCGGTCTTGGCACCACAAGATACCTCCCTATATTGGGAGGCATTTATCCATCAAGTCTTTCGTAGAAGACTCTGTTTCCCCGCTACTGCATATTCTTTCTCCACCAACTCTTAGACCA GTGGCATCACATTTGCTATCAGAGAGGCAAAAGGATCAACTGGCGAGTTTGGTCATACTTATGCATTCTTATTCTTTGACTTATAAAAATGTGAAACTTGATCCTGCTATGAGTAGCCTCAGGGAGGGTGCTGCTTCAGATCCTTCAGTTCTTGCTTTAGATCCACATCTATTTGATTTCATTAGTTTCAAg GGTCACCAGTTTAAACATCACATactcaccttagcaatgaaaCAACTGTTGGTACATGAA GTTGAGAAGCAGAAGATATTGCAAGCAAGTGGAGGAAGGTCCGGTATCTTGAGCAAACCACCCGAAATTAGGAAAATAAATCCAGACTTAGTCAGGAAAACTATTGCTGCTTCAAAGGAGAGTCACAAAAATCCAGTTACCTCAAAACCTCCATCAGTCTCAGTTGAAAGCGCCAAACCTAGTGATGTGAAGAAAGCATCTCGCACCGCCCATAGTTTCTTCGACAG GTTTAGGAAGTCGAGGAAGGATTATGAAGATCCAGAGGATGTGCAAAAGCGAGCTACCGCAAAAAGAGATTCACGccctcttctcttcaagtttAACGAG GGTTTCACAAATGCTGTGAAGAGACCGGTGAGAATGAGGGAGTTTCTACTGTGA
- the LOC111198130 gene encoding vesicle-associated membrane protein 721-like: MSQQQSLIYSFVARGTVILVEFTDFKGNFTSIAAQCLQKLPSSNNKFTYNCDGHTFNYLVEDGFTYCVVAVESAGRQIPMAFLERVKEDFNKRYGGGKAATAQANSLNKEFGSKLKEHMQYCMDHPDEISKLAKVKAQVSEVKGVMMENIEKVLDRGEKIELLVDKTENLRSQAQDFRTTGTQMRRKMWLQNMKIKLIVLAIIIALILIIVLSVCHGFKC, encoded by the exons ATGTCGCAACAACAGTCGTTGATCTACAGTTTCGTGGCTCGCGGGACGGTGATCCTCGTGGAGTTCACAGATTTCAAAGGCAACTTCACGTCAATCGCTGCTCAGTGCCTCCAGAAGCTCCCGTCTTCCAACAACAAGTTCACCTACAACTGCGACGGTCACACCTTCAACTACCTCGTCGAAGATGGATTCA CCTATTGTGTTGTTGCGGTTGAATCTGCTGGGAGGCAGATTCCGATGGCGTTTTTGGAAAGAGTGAAGGAGGATTTTAACAAGAGATATGGTGGGGGAAAGGCTGCTACTGCTCAGGCTAACAGCTTGAATAAAGAGTTCGG GTCTAAGCTGAAAGAGCACATGCAGTATTGTATGGATCATCCTGATGAGATTAGCAAGCTTGCTAAGGTGAAGGCTCAAGTGTCTGAAGTTAAGGGTGTTATGATGGAAAACATCGAGAAG GTTCTTGACCGTGGTGAGAAAATTGAGCTTCTGGTGGACAAAACCGAGAACCTTCGCTCACAG GCACAAGACTTCAGAACAACGGGGACGCAGATGAGAAGGAAGATGTGGCTTCAGAACATGAAGATAAAACTCATAGTTCTCGCCATCATCATCGCTCTGATTCTCATAATCGTGCTCTCAGTTTGCCATGGCTTCAAGTGTTGA
- the LOC106370990 gene encoding nucleolar GTP-binding protein 1 produces the protein MVQYNFKKITVVPNGKVFIDIILSRTQRQTPTVVHKGYKINRLRQFYMRKVKYTQTNFHEKLSTIIEEFPRLDQIHPFYGDLLHVLYNKDHYKLALGQVNTARNLISKIAKDYVKLLKYGDSLYRCKCLKVAALGRMCTVLKRITPSLAYLEQIRQHMARLPSIDPNTRTVLICGYPNVGKSSFMNKVTRADVDVQPYAFTTKSLFVGHTDYKYLRYQVIDTPGILDRPFEDRNIIEMCSITALAHLRAAVLFFLDISGSCGYTIAQQAALFHSIKSLFMNKPLVIVCNKTDLMPMENVSEEDRRLIEEMKAEAMKTAMGAGEEAVLLKMSTLTEEGVMAVKNAACERLLDQRVEAKMKSKKINDHLNRFHVAMPKPRDNVERPACIPQVVLEAKAKEAAEKEKRKTEKDLEEENGGAGVYSASLRKHYILHHEEWKEDIMPEILDGHNVADFIDPDILLRLEELEREEEIRQANTEEEDFEMDGEELTEEQKQQLAKIRNKKAVLIREHRLKKTVAQNRSTVPRKFDKDKKYTTKRMGRELSSLGLDPSSAVDRARSKSRGRKRDRSEDAGDDDAMEVDDEQQQANKKLRVRSRSRSMSIARSQSRPPAHEVVPGEGFKDSTQKKAAIKISNSSHKKRDKNARRGEADRVIPTLRPKHLFSGKRGKGKTDRR, from the coding sequence ATGGTGCAATACAATTTCAAGAAGATCACAGTCGTCCCCAACGGGAAAGTCTTCATCGACATCATCCTCTCCCGAACCCAGCGCCAGACCCCAACCGTCGTCCACAAGGGCTACAAAATCAACCGCCTGCGCCAGTTCTACATGCGCAAAGTCAAGTACACTCAGACCAACTTCCACGAGAAGCTCTCCACCATCATCGAAGAGTTCCCTCGCCTCGACCAGATCCACCCTTTCTACGGTGACCTCCTCCACGTCCTCTACAACAAGGACCACTACAAGCTCGCCCTGGGACAAGTCAACACCGCCAGAAACTTGATCAGTAAGATAGCAAAAGATTACGTCAAGCTGCTAAAGTATGGTGACTCTCTGTACCGTTGCAAGTGTCTTAAAGTGGCTGCTCTTGGTCGTATGTGCACTGTGTTGAAGAGGATTACTCCGAGTTTGGCTTACCTTGAGCAGATCAGGCAGCATATGGCGAGGCTTCCTTCCATTGATCCGAACACGAGGACTGTGTTGATCTGTGGGTATCCTAATGTTGGGAAGAGTTCTTTTATGAATAAAGTGACTAGAGCTGATGTTGATGTGCAGCCTTATGCTTTCACTACGAAGTCGTTGTTCGTTGGTCATACTGATTACAAGTACTTGAGGTATCAGGTGATTGACACGCCTGGGATTTTGGACAGGCCGTTTGAGGATAGGAACATTATTGAGATGTGTAGTATTACTGCTTTAGCGCATCTTCGAGCTGCGGTTTTGTTCTTTTTGGATATCTCCGGGTCTTGTGGTTATACTATTGCTCAGCAGGCTGCGCTTTTCCATAGTATTAAGTCTTTGTTTATGAACAAGCCTTTGGTGATTGTCTGTAACAAGACTGATCTGATGCCCATGGAGAATGTGTCTGAGGAAGATAGGAGGCTGATTGAGGAGATGAAGGCTGAGGCCATGAAGACTGCTATGGGAGCGGGTGAGGAAGCGGTGCTGTTGAAGATGAGTACTCTGACGGAAGAGGGCGTGATGGCTGTGAAGAACGCTGCTTGCGAGAGGCTGTTGGATCAGAGAGTTGAGGCGAAGATGAAGTCCAAGAAGATTAATGATCACTTGAACAGGTTCCATGTCGCGATGCCGAAGCCTCGTGATAACGTTGAGAGACCTGCTTGTATACCTCAGGTGGTTCTGGAGGCTAAGGCTAAGGAGGCTGCtgagaaggagaagaggaagacgGAGAAGGATTTGGAAGAGGAGAACGGTGGAGCTGGAGTTTACTCCGCTAGCTTGAGGAAGCACTACATCTTGCATCATGAAGAGTGGAAGGAGGACATAATGCCTGAGATTCTCGACGGACACAACGTTGCTGACTTCATCGATCCGGATATTTTGTTGAGGCTCGAGGAGCTGGAGCGTGAGGAAGAGATAAGGCAGGCTAACACTGAAGAAGAGGACTTCGAGATGGACGGGGAAGAGCTCACGGAGGAGCAGAAGCAGCAGCTTGCTAAGATTAGGAACAAGAAAGCTGTGCTCATCCGAGAGCACAGGCTCAAGAAGACCGTTGCGCAGAACAGATCAACCGTCCCTAGGAAGTTCGACAAGGACAAGAAGTATACGACTAAGAGAATGGGTAGGGAGCTTTCGTCTCTGGGGCTTGATCCGTCTTCTGCAGTGGACCGCGCGAGAAGCAAGTCTAGAGGGCGGAAGAGGGATCGATCAGAAGATGCAGGCGACGATGATGCAATGGAAGTGGACGATGAGCAGCAACAGGCGAACAAGAAGCTGCGTGTGAGGTCAAGGTCGAGGTCTATGTCGATAGCGAGATCACAGTCAAGACCTCCTGCTCATGAAGTCGTGCCTGGTGAAGGGTTCAAAGACTCTACTCAGAAGAAGGCGGCGATTAAGATTAGCAACAGCTCTCACAAAAAGAGAGACAAGAATGCAAGACGTGGTGAAGCTGATAGAGTTATACCGACTCTGAGACCTAAGCACTTGTTCTCAGGGAAGAGAGGGAAAGGAAAAACGGATAGGCGTTGA